AACCCAAATAAAATTATTGACTTTATTTTTAATGGGAACTTCCCTCCATTTCCTATTATTTTCTATAGGAACTCATGAAATTATTGACTTTTTGGTTATGGCAACTTCCCTCTCACAGAGATAGGACCTCCCTTTGTTCTGTCATGGGGATTAAGGAAATGTCTAAAGACTCGACCTATTTGGGATCAAATCTTTTTTATAACCGATATAGAATCAAAGAGCTGGGTGGTGTGGTCCAAGAATTCAAAATAAACTTTCTTTGTGGAAAGTTGATTTCCTTTCCTATGTAGGGCGTAGTGTTCATTGCTTCTACTCCTACATATTTAATGAATTGTTTTGAATTCCCTCTCAAGACTTGTAGAAGCATTGACTCAATCTGCTTAAATTTCTGGCTTTGTAATTCTGATAAGAGGAAGAAATCAACTTTTATTGCTTGGGATAAAATGTGTGTTGCTAAATCTGTAGGGGGCCTTGGGTTTCGTAAAGCTGAAATCCATAACAGAGCTTTGCTGATGAAACTTAGATGGAGGTTAATTACTGATCATTCTTCTCTTTGGGCCAAAATTTTAAAAGCTAAATATTTTCGTAATTCCTCTTTATTTGATCCCAAAGTTGGTACTAAAAGAGGATCTTGGACCTGGAATAGTATTGTCCCATACTATTCCCTCTCTGAAAAAGGTTGTTATCAGGAGATTTGGGAATGGTGAATCTATATTCTTTTGGAATGATCCTTGGAtcccatctctccctcttttctattCCCAAGTAGTTTGGCAACCAGGGCCATTCTGAAAAGATTGGTAAGTATATCTTTAACTCTTGTTAGAATTCTAATCTTCTTAATGCTACTATTCCTATTAATGTTTCTCACCATattcataaaataaatttatctgAATCCGATGATACTTGGTGGTGTGTTTTGGCCAAGAATGGCATTTTCAGCACTAAACTTGCAGCCAGAGCTTTGTCTTGTGTATCTCCTAATCATAATGTTTTTCTATGCACATGGTGgaagtttttttggaaacttaaattacatcccaaatttaaattgtttttctGGCGAATGTTAAATGCAGGACTCCCGGTCAAGGCTACTCTTTCCAAATGGCTTCCGATCGACCCCTATTGTGCCCTCTGTGGGAACTGTATGGAATCATACGGGCACATATTTCTTTCATGTGATTGGATTAAACATATTTGGGTTGCTGGTCCGTTGGGGTTGAGAACTGAGTTTTTATCTCATTCTTCTCTAGAAAATCTCTGCACCTCCTTTTTGCTCACATACAAGTTGGATAAACTTACTTTGAGTTGGTTTTTTGAAATCTTCATTATTACCTGCTACTTTATATGGTCTATTAGGAACAAAGTTGTTTATGGTTTGGAGAAAGCAGATCCGATCTGGGTCATGAAGAATATAAGCTTATGGATATCAGATTTAGCTTTATCCCCACCCCCAATTGCCTCTCAGGATGTTTATCCTCCAGTACGTTGAGGAGATCCTTAGCTTAAATATCTATTCTCATCTGCCTATTTTTGACTTTTCTGTTTTGATCAATGCAAGAGATCAGATCACTGGAGTAGATTCTGCTGGATGGTCTTACCTTCTTCTACTGGATGGAAAGCTTATTTTGATTGCTGCAGATCCTCATGTATCGTTTTATGATATGGAACCAGAGCTATTTAGTATCTGTACAGGTCTTCAGCATGCTCGTCAGATAGGGTTGAAGGTGAAAGAAGTACGGTGTTCGAATCAGCGGATTGCcgatcttcttccatctccatctaCTAATCCTTGGCCCTGGCTGTTACTTAAACTTCTTTTAGACATTAACTTTATAGGCCAAGATATGAACTTTAGATTTAAGAGGGATCCGTTTTGTTTGGTGGTCGCTTCTAACCTAGTCAAAATGGCTCAGCAATCAAACAATGCATTTGTATATTTCTATCttaatttgtaatttattttgatttttttatcatcaaaaaaaaaaaaaaaaaccttccctCTCAcagtctttcttctctcctctgtAAATATGTCTTTTCTTTCTACTCCTTGAATATATCATTTTGTTACATGCTATTGACTTAACATGTAACATGCCAATATAAGTGGGCAGCGTGTAGATCCCTCCTCGATTTGCTTGTTGTATACCTTTTGAATATCCATTCATCAATCTGATGTGGCGAATATAGGATTCATGTGAAGGTTTCATGGTTGATTGGGTATATTTGTGTATGGAGAAAAACTAATTTGAATAGTCCTGAGTTTGGTTAGCTTACCAAATAGGCCCATCTTCATTGTGTCATGCGGAATGATGATATAACAATTCTAGCAGGGAAGCAGTCTGGGCATAATTTCTCGAAGCAAAATACTTCCCTAACCTACAACTTTCGTCAAGTAGCTTCATCATCAAGGAGCTCTCAAACATGGGTGAATCCTCATGTGTGTTGGTACTGGTGCTTCTGTTAACGTTTGACAAGATTCATGGATCCCAAGTTTAACAAACTTTAGAATCCTTACATCCATATTTGGAGTGGTGGATCTTATCTTGAGTGATCATTCTTGGGAAATTTCTCTTTGTTTCTGAAAAAAGATCATCTCTAGCGCACCATCCCCTCCCATGTGGTACGTGCCTGGGTGCTCCCAGCCATCGGATGCGTTGGAGAGGACACGGGTCCTCTGTTTCTACCTGTGGTTTGTTACTTCGACCGCTATTGTGCACTCTTTTTGTGGAAAATTTTTGGAATCCTTTTCACAACCTAACCCCATAAAACAATTGGGTAGGTGAGTTAGACTCTTACTCTTCTTAATATGACCGATGGAGACGGAACttcttttcgtttttttttcggtaaaagATGGAGACGGAACTTAAGGGAGTGATGATGGAATTAGAACTTATTCAACAGCATCGGAAGCAAGTGCTAGCGTATGTTCTAATTGCTTGGAAATGGCGAATTTACTCAATTTTGAAGATCTTTTATGGTACTCGGGATgtgttttaatttattatatgATTTTTTTCATTCGCTTAAACAACTTATTTGTAAAGGGATTATGTGAGGCTAACCCAAATCTTAGCTAGAGATGCTATACAGGATAACATTACTGTGTCGAATGTGATGATTGGTCTACTTTATATTTCAATATAGATGTCTTTTCatgagggaaaaaagaaaaagagaaaacaaaaaaaaggaaagggctTTCTGAGCAAACGGCATCAGAGTGTCACAAAACGGTACCTTAAATAAAGAACAGCAagatcatttcatatgaagaaGAGATAGATAGGTTCTTAAGTGTTAGCATATCTTAAATAAAGGGCAGCGagatcatttcatatgaagaagagagagatagatacaaaAATGCTAGCATACTTGCCCGGCAACTTAAAAAAccattttcccttttaaaaaaTCATATCTTTTCTCCGCATTTTTTTCTCAAAGTCTTTTATCATTTGGTAATTAGCTGATAGTTCAATCCCAATTGTTGAAACCTTGAAAAGGATTTTCTAGCTCAGTGATTAGATAAATTGCCCAATGGAGAagtcttttattattttttattttttttatttttttgggtggggtgtGGTGGTTCATAAGTCTAGATTTGTTGGCACTTCAATAATCTGAAGATAATCACAAACTGAGATATTTTGTCCGCTTTACAATCCAGTAGTTTCAACAGAAGTAGAAGAATTGTTTCAGATACAAAAATACAGTTAATAGCACACAGACATAAATAccaattgaaaattttgtatATTCAATTACTGATACAATAAGGACCAATCGTTGATGCAGACTGTATGTTTAACATCCGGAGGTTGAACTCTATGCTTAAGAGAATCGGAAGGAGAACCCAGTAACAGTGGTAGAAACATCCACCATGctttattaatcaaaatcagaatctgAATCCATGTCCTTGTAGTCATGCCATACCCCAGGGGAGCTTTCATCTGGCCCACTATTTGTAGATGGAATCCTTAGCTCGTTTACAGGAACTGGTAGAGGTTCTTCATTGAAGTAACTGTCATTGAGCAATTCCATTGCGGTAGCTCTGCTCCCTGGGTCATAACAAACAAGTCTCTTCACAATGTAAATTTCATCAGAGGAACATTTTGGAAGGCATGTTTCCAAAGAAAGCGGATTTTCGATCTTACTGAAGGATATTTTTCCATAATCAGGAAGTCTTGAACAACCTTTCCAAGTTTCCTCATTTAAGTTTCCTAAAACATTCATGATCCTTCCAAGTTGATCAATGTCTGATGTTCCAGGGAAAAGAGGCTCTAAATTGAGAAGCTCGGCAAAAGTACAGCCCAATGACCACAgatcgatctcttgcccataggCTGTAGATCCATAGAGTAGTTCAGGGGCCCTGAACCATCGAGTTCCAACACAAGATGTCAGGACACCTGATCCATCTTCTCCATCCTCATCGTCATGGGAATAAGAACCCTTGAGAAGATCCTCTTCCATGTCAATTGTGGTGCATGTAGCGAGACAAGACGTGTCATCATGAAAAATACTCTCTTTATCAGCTTCATCCTTAGCTGTGAGGTCATCTACTTCTCTTGATGATTCGGTTTTAATCGTAGTCATTTGCTCTTGGTTATGAGAACCTTCCATGTATGAATTCTCTGCTTCTCGAATAAATTCAGGTTGTTGAGGCGGCCATGTCTGATCAAGAATATTTTGCCCATCTGGATGATCTTCCACAGCAGCAAACCCAGGCTCCAGAAGTATCCTTGACTGGCAAACCAACAACAATCAAACTACAGTTTTTTGCTCCTAGGGAGAAGAAGTGTAGATTCATGTACAAAGACAGAATGGAAGTTCAATTTTAAGCGAAAAccaaaataaagtaaaacatAAACAATTACATCATAAGACAGAAGTGTGAAACCTATATTAGGGTTTTAAGAAGCCTTGGGGTTTCAAATAGAAGGTTGAACAAACATATTCACCATTGGATATACAATGGAATGCTTTCACCATTATAGATCCCCAAAATCTACAAGGAGACAACTCCAATTTTGTCTAAGCATCCAGGGCTTACTCTGCAAGCCCCTATATTAGTGACTCTTGGATCTGTTTATGATCAAGTTTTCCAGTTTCATGCTTCATTCATGTCCCTGACATCCAAAGTCTAATAACTGGCCAACAGGCCCTCAAATACCAGTAGAAAGCCCTTTTCATGTGTGTGGTTTCCATGTGCAATGGTTTATGAAGATTATGATTTGTGTGGAATCTGATTGGGAAAGGTTTCCAACTGTTAGTGCGGAACTATTCATCAAAAAACTGATTATGTTGAACTCTTATCTCTTTCTCCAAAATCTCAACGAGGCAATAATAATGAGGTGACTAGATAAAAGTGAAATAACATGTCCATGCAGA
The nucleotide sequence above comes from Telopea speciosissima isolate NSW1024214 ecotype Mountain lineage chromosome 3, Tspe_v1, whole genome shotgun sequence. Encoded proteins:
- the LOC122655943 gene encoding cyclin-dependent kinase F-1-like is translated as MDSSSKSWSIYSRSEITQRYEILEQIGSGAYSDVYRARRRSDNLIVALKEVHDYQSAFREIEALQILKNSPNIIVLHEYFWREDEDAVLVLEYLRTDLTSVMREAKRNWENGISVGETKRWMIQMLLGIDACHRNAIVHRDLKPSNLLISSDGVLKLADFGQSRILLEPGFAAVEDHPDGQNILDQTWPPQQPEFIREAENSYMEGSHNQEQMTTIKTESSREVDDLTAKDEADKESIFHDDTSCLATCTTIDMEEDLLKGSYSHDDEDGEDGSGVLTSCVGTRWFRAPELLYGSTAYGQEIDLWSLGCTFAELLNLEPLFPGTSDIDQLGRIMNVLGNLNEETWKGCSRLPDYGKISFSKIENPLSLETCLPKCSSDEIYIVKRLVCYDPGSRATAMELLNDSYFNEEPLPVPVNELRIPSTNSGPDESSPGVWHDYKDMDSDSDFD